The Tripterygium wilfordii isolate XIE 37 chromosome 4, ASM1340144v1, whole genome shotgun sequence genome has a window encoding:
- the LOC119996969 gene encoding uncharacterized protein LOC119996969 yields the protein MYKTEDTDIKKFMVGRFLDFKMVDSKYVITQVKDFQLILHEIQIERMTLSEEDNRGSEKRINIDSIEAKANMVKLNKSNKRKKSGASPSKNTKDGNAAIGKKKFDGTCFIYNKPGHRAKDCHLEVNLAEKPKQWWIDTGATCHIYFDRKSFTDYVESEEGEKLFMGNSLVCKVRGHRKVILKMTSGKKLTLPNVVHAVGIRKTLVIGSMLTKNGFKLVFESPT from the exons ATGTACAAGACTGAAGATACCGACATAAAGAAATTTATGGTGGGTAGATTCTTGGACTTCAAGATGGTGGATTCAAAATATGTGATTACCCAGGTCAAAGATTTCCAGTTGATTCTGCATGAAATTCAAATAGAAAGGATGACACTCAGTGAG GAGGACAATCGTGGATCGGAGAAGAGGATAAATATCGATTCAATAGAAGCCAAGGCTAATATGGTTAAACTAAACAAGTCCAACAAGAGGAAGAAATCTGGAGCAAGTCCTTCCAAAAATACTAAAGATGGGAATGCTGCTATTGGGAAAAAGAAGTTTGATGGAACTTGCTTCATATACAATAAGCCTGGACATAGAGCCAAAGATTGCCATCTTG AGGTCAATCTGGCAGAAAAACCAAAGCAGTGGTGGATTGATACTGGAGCCACCTGTCATATCTACTTTGATAGGAAGAGTTTCACCGATTATGTGGAATCTGAAGAAGGAGAAAAGCTTTTCATGGGGAACTCATTAGTTTGCAAGGTCCGAGGCCACAGAAAAGtgattttgaaaatgacatcagGGAAGAAGCTGACTTTGCCCAATGTGGTCCATGCTGTTGGGATTCGTAAGACCCTGGTCATTGGAAGTATGCTTACCAAGAATGGATTCAAGTTGGTCTTTGAATCTCCAACTTGA